The genomic interval atttttgtttctttttgaagAATCTgtgacatattttattttaatttgaagtgtttaaaattaacaaatatatatatatatatatatatattcttttcatatgtttttaataaaattggtGCGTAGACATtgttgttaaataaataaataccaaCTTTCTTTATAGTTTTAACAaataacttttactttttttttaataaagtgatttacacttttttatttaatttataaaaaaaattgtaaaagctTCTCTAACTTTTATATTGTAAAAATCacatttcatattttttgtatAAGTTTTACTTAATGTGAtacttttaaacaaaataaatgaagTAAACTTTATGAGAAAtgtgaatttatatattaaaaatataaatatttttgtttaaatattaGAGAAATTATGAATGTCATTTTATTAGAGTTCAATTTGTCAATTGGATTCCAAGAATCTGTTAttactataattattttttttcaaatgggttaactattttttcttttaggttCAATAATTTTGCAATTAAAAATTAACCAAGTCACTATCCctatcattttaataaaatgcatattaaaaaaataaaggtaGAGAAATCaggttaaaatttatattaacttatattattatttttaaaatttaattttaaggaAAGTTAAAATGATATATGAGTAATGTTACAACTAAATTTGGGTATGTAAAAACCATTTTTTCCCACTTAACACCATATAACTTTTTAGagcaatatttgattttattttagaaacaaaattccATGCAATAGTTATTGAAGTTTTAGCACAAATTAAGTGTTGtttaaatagaaaatttaattgaaaactTTTAAAGAGTAGGgtgagtaaaaaataaataaaaaattcgaGGAAgataaattaatgaaattttaattttaattttctttggtGTTATTTTACTCTGTTTTTTAATGGTTCGTTTGTGGGGTGGACACTAttaacagattgaagaacttttGATGTGAAGTTTTGCATTCTGAAGGAATGAATATCTTAAACCATTATTTTACTACTATTATTAGTAGTATATGTGAAAGAGCAAAACTAATGAGCTACATAAAAGTTGTACAAATTTTTGTGCATGGTGGTAAGTATTTTGAGGAATAACAATGATTGAACATAACCTTGATCCCAGGAACGCATTCCCATAGAGGAAGTGTTTGAGCAGCTGAAATGTTCAAGAGCAGGTCTAACATCAGACGAAGGGGCCAACAGGCTCCAAGTCTTTGGACCAAACAAATTGGAAGAGAAAAAGGTATgttttttcacaaaaaaaatcattgcagtttatgtttttttttcttcattagaTGCATGTAGGTGATGATGTATTGTTGTGTCATGAAACAGGAGAGCAAGTTTTTGAAGTTCTTGGGCTTTATGTGGAACCCTTTGTCTTGGGTCATGGAAGCTGCTGCTATCATGGCCATTGCTTTGGCAAATGGAGGAGGAAGACCACCAGATTGGCAAGATTTTGTGGGAATCATTGCTCTGCTAGTGATAAACTCCACAATCAGTTTTATTGAGGAAAACAATGCTGGAAATGCTGCTGCTGCTCTTATGGCTGGTTTAGCTCCCAAGACTAAGGTTTTCATTTTATCCTCATACTTTTTAAGCTAACTCACAATTGGGGTCCCTGAAAGTTTTGACTTAATAATGAGTTTAAGACAAAACTTTAGACACAGTCTCGgtgtttttgttgttgttatgtaataaaaactagtttcacCTAAGAGATTTGTGCATTAAATGTCTACATAGACTTCTTAGGTGAAACTCCAATTCTGATTCAAGAACAGCTTCATAAGTTTGTCTGACTAAGTTGTGAACTTGTAAACGACTTCATTGTTCAAAGGACTAATTCGTATAGACGAAAACAATCAGGACAAGAGCAACAAAAGTTGCCATTTTTGGAGACcaaattatatattaacttAATGATTCAAGTGTGTGCACTATTTAtgcaaccattttttttttgtcgatGTTTGTAAAAATTTCTGTTGCTTTAATTTAGGTACTAAGGGATGGGCGATGGAGTGAACAAGATGCTGCAATTTTAGTACCAGGAGACATAATCAGCATCAAGTTAGGAGATATCATTCCGGCTGATGCTCGTCTTCTTGAGGGTGATCCTCTGAGTGTTGATCAGTCTGCTTTGACAGGAGAATCTCTTCCAGTGACAAAGAGTTCCTCAGATGAAGTGTTTTCGGGATCAACGGTTAAGAAGGGAGAGATAGAAGCTGTTGTGATTGCCACTGGAGTGCACACCTTTTTTGGCAAAGCAGCACATCTAGTGGACAGCACCAACCAAGTTGGACACTTTCAGAAAGTACTCACAGCAATTGGTAACTTCTGCATTTGCTCAATTGCTATTGGAATCGCCATCGAGCTCATAGTCATGTACCCAATTCAACACCGAAAGTACAGGGATGGAATTGACAATCTGTTAGTGCTCTTGATTGGAGGAATCCCCATTGCCATGCCAACAGTGTTGTCTGTCACTATGGCTATTGGTTCTCACAGGCTTTCTCAGCAGGGTGCCATCACAAAAAGAATGACGGCTATTGAGGAAATGGCAGGGATGGATGTCCTATGCAGTGACAAAACTGGGACTCTCACTTTGAATAAGTTGAGTGTTGATAGAAACTTGATTGAGGTGTTTGCCAAGGGTGTTGAGAAAGAGTATGTTATCCTTCTGGCAGCCAGAGCTTCCAGGACTGAAAATCAGGATGCCATTGATGCTGCAATTGTTGGCATGCTTGCTGACCCAAAGGAGGTATATATACCAAAATGTAACTCTTTTgtataagaaaaagaaacttGAATTTTGGGATACAAGTATAATTTTGATGTTCTGATTGATCAGGCACGTAGTGGTATTAGAGAGGTACATTTCCTTCCATTCAATCCTGTAGACAAGAGGACTGCACTTACCTACATTGATTCTGATGGAAATTGGCATAGATCTAGCAAAGGGGCTCCTGAGCAGGTATATATCAGTCTCAGTTTCATTGGTACTTATGATGTGtttttgaagataaaaaaaaataatgtttttctcCCTCTTCAGATAATCACTCTTTGCAACTGCAAAGAGGATGTCAGAAAAAAGGTTCATGCAGTAATTGATAAGTTTGCTGAGCGTGGACTTCGATCTTTAGGTGTTGCAAGACAGGTAAGGAAAGCTGTTAACCCTGCGTCTTATTTTATGTTTGATTAGAAACGAATACCCTTCCTTTATTGAACCCTTATATAATCTGTGCAACAGGAAGTACCTGAAAAATCAAAAGATGGTGCTGGTGGACCATGGCAATTTGTTGGTCTGCTACCATTGTTTGATCCTCCCAGACATGATAGTGCTGAAACCATTAGAAGAGCTCTAAATCTTGGTGTGAATGTTAAGATGATTACTGGTAGGATTTGAAGTCATGATCTCTAGTCTAGTAGCTTGGACTGTATAGTGAAAGCCTATAGCTCTGAACTTTCTTTTTTGGCTCTGTCATACTGTAGGGGATCAGCTTGCCATTGGAAAGGAAACGGGTCGAAGGCTCGGAATGGGAACAAACATGTATCCTTCATCTGCATTGCTTGGCCAAGACAAGGATGCTTCTATTTCAGCTCTTCCAGTTGATGAGTTGATTGAGAAGGCTGATGGATTTGCAGGAGTATTTCCTGGTAGGTCCTTTGGATTTATATATGTAACGAGTGTATCATACATATAATTTACTTCATTGTTCAGATGATAATAGTAATGATGACCAAATCATCAGTTTCTTTCTCTTTCAACTATTTCAAACACCCTTTATTTTTCCATGGCTTCTAAATTCTATGCAAGTATTGAAACTGCTATATTTATCAACAATGTAACTATGTTTCAAATTGAGCAACACCTCAAATGTTTTAATCACTTACTCTTTGTATGATATTGTAGAGCACAAATATGAAATTGTTAAGCGGCTGCAAGAGAGG from Phaseolus vulgaris cultivar G19833 chromosome 1, P. vulgaris v2.0, whole genome shotgun sequence carries:
- the LOC137813403 gene encoding plasma membrane ATPase 4-like, producing the protein MGGISLEEIKNENVDLERIPIEEVFEQLKCSRAGLTSDEGANRLQVFGPNKLEEKKESKFLKFLGFMWNPLSWVMEAAAIMAIALANGGGRPPDWQDFVGIIALLVINSTISFIEENNAGNAAAALMAGLAPKTKVLRDGRWSEQDAAILVPGDIISIKLGDIIPADARLLEGDPLSVDQSALTGESLPVTKSSSDEVFSGSTVKKGEIEAVVIATGVHTFFGKAAHLVDSTNQVGHFQKVLTAIGNFCICSIAIGIAIELIVMYPIQHRKYRDGIDNLLVLLIGGIPIAMPTVLSVTMAIGSHRLSQQGAITKRMTAIEEMAGMDVLCSDKTGTLTLNKLSVDRNLIEVFAKGVEKEYVILLAARASRTENQDAIDAAIVGMLADPKEARSGIREVHFLPFNPVDKRTALTYIDSDGNWHRSSKGAPEQIITLCNCKEDVRKKVHAVIDKFAERGLRSLGVARQEVPEKSKDGAGGPWQFVGLLPLFDPPRHDSAETIRRALNLGVNVKMITGDQLAIGKETGRRLGMGTNMYPSSALLGQDKDASISALPVDELIEKADGFAGVFPEHKYEIVKRLQERKHICGMTGDGVNDAPALKKADIGIAVADATDAARSASDIVLTEPGLSVIISAVLTSRAIFQRMKNYTIYAVSITIRIVFGFLFIALIWKFDFAPFMVLIIAILNDGTIMTISKDRVKPSPLPDSWKLREIFATGVVLGSYMALMTVIFFWAMKDTNFFSNKFGVRSLRLSPEEMMAALYLQVSIISQALIFVTRSRSWSFAERPGLLLLGAFLIAQLVATFIAVYANWGFARIKGMGWGWAGVIWLYSVVTYIPLDILKFAIRYILSGKAWDNLLENKTAFTTKKDYGKEEREAQWAAAQRTLHGLQPPETSNLFNDKNSYRELSEIAEQAKRRAEVARLRELHTLKGHVESVVKLKGLDIDTIQQHYTV